The Bacillota bacterium genome includes a region encoding these proteins:
- a CDS encoding S-methyl-5'-thioadenosine phosphorylase, with product MTKPQADIGVFGGSGFYRFLENVQEIKIETPYGAPSDHIALAEVDGKRVAFLPRHGRHHSIPPHKINFRANLWAMKELGVTRIISPFAAGSLQAHIHPGDFVVVDQYVDRTHGRADTFYEGPIVTHVSPADPYCPTLRQIAIDVIREQGITCHERGTVVVIQGPRFSTKAESQWYTSMGWEVISMTQYPEAYLARELAMCVVGISLITDYDSGLVMGGQVPPVTTKEVLEVFQRNSERIKNVVLEMIKRIPAERDCPCPHVLDHARIEV from the coding sequence ATGACCAAACCACAGGCGGATATCGGTGTGTTTGGCGGTTCAGGATTCTACCGCTTTCTGGAAAACGTTCAAGAGATAAAGATAGAGACCCCTTACGGGGCACCCAGTGACCACATCGCGCTGGCAGAGGTGGATGGCAAGCGGGTCGCCTTTCTGCCCCGGCATGGGCGACACCATAGCATTCCCCCGCACAAGATTAACTTCCGCGCCAACCTGTGGGCGATGAAAGAGCTGGGGGTCACGCGCATCATCAGCCCCTTTGCGGCGGGAAGCCTGCAGGCACACATCCACCCCGGCGACTTCGTGGTGGTGGACCAGTATGTCGACCGCACGCACGGACGGGCGGATACCTTCTACGAAGGGCCCATTGTCACGCACGTCTCGCCCGCCGACCCCTACTGCCCCACCCTGCGCCAGATAGCCATCGACGTCATTCGGGAACAGGGCATTACCTGCCACGAGCGCGGCACGGTGGTGGTCATCCAGGGACCGCGCTTTTCCACCAAAGCGGAGAGCCAGTGGTATACCTCCATGGGGTGGGAGGTCATCAGTATGACCCAGTACCCCGAGGCGTATCTGGCACGCGAGCTGGCGATGTGCGTGGTGGGCATCTCACTCATCACGGACTACGACAGCGGGCTGGTGATGGGCGGGCAGGTTCCGCCCGTCACCACCAAAGAGGTGCTGGAGGTGTTCCAGCGCAACTCAGAGCGCATCAAAAACGTGGTGCTGGAAATGATTAAACGCATTCCTGCGGAGCGCGACTGCCCCTGCCCGCACGTGCTGGACCACGCCCGCATCGAGGTGTAA
- the rpsF gene encoding 30S ribosomal protein S6 yields the protein MPFYEAMYLVHPSVDDERAAEIIARYNQVVENAGGVIEHSGKWDRRRLAYPINKVQEATYVLMYFRADPQVPAELDRLFRISDEVIRHLIIRHDKPHLVLTVPPAEEVPEEAPQEAAEAGDQEEVAQEAAAEAVESPQTEPAPEQKGDEEIAAEDEETASTEQEQA from the coding sequence GTGCCGTTTTACGAAGCCATGTACCTCGTCCACCCCAGCGTGGACGACGAGCGAGCGGCGGAGATTATCGCTCGCTACAATCAGGTAGTGGAGAACGCAGGAGGCGTTATCGAACACTCCGGTAAGTGGGACCGCCGTCGTCTGGCGTATCCCATCAACAAGGTGCAGGAAGCCACCTACGTGCTGATGTATTTCCGCGCCGACCCGCAGGTTCCCGCGGAGCTGGACAGGCTGTTCCGAATCAGTGATGAGGTGATTCGCCATCTCATCATCCGTCACGATAAACCGCACCTGGTGCTGACCGTTCCCCCAGCCGAGGAGGTACCTGAAGAGGCTCCGCAAGAAGCAGCGGAAGCGGGCGACCAGGAGGAGGTGGCGCAGGAAGCCGCCGCCGAGGCAGTGGAGTCCCCGCAGACGGAGCCTGCGCCCGAGCAAAAGGGCGATGAGGAAATCGCTGCAGAGGACGAGGAAACAGCCAGTACCGAGCAAGAACAGGCTTAA
- the mtnA gene encoding S-methyl-5-thioribose-1-phosphate isomerase, with product MEIRPVRWENDVLVLIDQTQLPHRYVEVRYTDWRAVAEAIRQMVVRGAPAIGAAAACGLVLAAESIPEQEMPAFRQQWLASSDVFAATRPTAVNLFWAIERMKRVLHTCRSPEEARRRLREESERILEEDIRANRALGQHGQTLIPDGARILTHCNAGALATVGYGTALGVIRAAVEAGKKVQVYADETRPRLQGMQLTAWELVQEDIPVTVITDNMAGMLMRRGEIDVVVVGADRIAANGDVANKVGTYSVAVLARHHGIPFYVAAPTSTIDLSVADGSGIPIEERSPEEVTHIAGYRVAPEGVRVINPAFDVTPAELVTAIVTEVGIARPPYTVSLAEMVPGTGEG from the coding sequence ATGGAGATTCGCCCTGTGCGCTGGGAAAACGACGTGCTGGTGCTGATAGACCAGACTCAACTGCCGCACCGCTATGTGGAGGTGCGCTACACGGACTGGCGAGCCGTGGCAGAGGCAATCCGGCAGATGGTGGTGCGGGGTGCGCCAGCCATCGGAGCGGCGGCAGCTTGCGGGCTGGTGCTGGCGGCGGAGTCCATCCCGGAACAGGAGATGCCCGCTTTCCGCCAGCAGTGGCTGGCTTCGTCCGATGTTTTCGCTGCGACCCGTCCCACGGCGGTGAACCTGTTCTGGGCGATTGAACGCATGAAGCGGGTTCTGCACACCTGCCGGTCGCCGGAGGAGGCGCGTCGTCGTCTGCGCGAGGAGAGCGAGCGCATTCTGGAAGAGGACATCCGCGCCAACCGGGCTCTCGGACAACACGGGCAAACGCTCATCCCCGACGGCGCGCGCATCCTGACGCATTGCAACGCGGGCGCGCTGGCAACAGTGGGCTACGGCACGGCATTGGGCGTGATTCGGGCAGCGGTAGAGGCAGGCAAGAAGGTGCAGGTGTACGCCGACGAGACGCGCCCACGCCTGCAGGGGATGCAACTCACCGCATGGGAGCTGGTGCAGGAGGACATCCCTGTCACGGTGATTACCGACAACATGGCAGGGATGCTGATGCGCAGGGGCGAAATCGACGTGGTGGTGGTTGGGGCAGACCGAATCGCCGCCAACGGCGATGTGGCAAACAAGGTGGGCACCTACAGCGTGGCGGTGCTGGCAAGGCATCACGGCATTCCGTTCTACGTCGCTGCGCCCACTTCGACGATAGACCTGTCGGTGGCGGACGGTTCGGGCATCCCGATTGAGGAGCGGTCGCCGGAAGAGGTCACACACATCGCGGGTTACCGCGTCGCGCCCGAAGGAGTACGCGTGATCAACCCCGCATTTGATGTCACACCGGCGGAGCTGGTCACTGCGATTGTCACCGAGGTGGGCATCGCGCGACCGCCCTATACGGTTTCGCTGGCTGAGATGGTTCCAGGCACGGGGGAGGGTTAA
- a CDS encoding single-stranded DNA-binding protein, which translates to MYNRVILIGRLVRDPEYRSTPEGVTLARMRLAVDRPRNRETGERETDFIDLVAWRQQAEFAINYLKKGRLILAEGRLQVRDWVSPQGERRRSYEIVVDRLAGLERAREAEAVIDETPPPPVSAVTATPRASTPPVQTVPEDVSDPFLGDEEFPEEEEFDDYDPFADTEEE; encoded by the coding sequence ATGTACAACCGCGTTATCCTTATCGGGCGACTCGTCCGGGACCCGGAGTACCGTTCCACACCGGAGGGCGTCACTCTGGCGCGGATGCGTCTGGCAGTAGACCGACCTCGGAACCGCGAGACAGGTGAGCGAGAGACCGATTTCATTGACCTGGTGGCGTGGCGACAGCAGGCAGAGTTCGCCATCAACTACCTGAAAAAAGGGCGTCTGATTCTGGCGGAAGGACGCTTGCAGGTGCGTGACTGGGTATCGCCTCAAGGTGAGCGGCGACGCTCCTACGAGATTGTGGTTGACCGCCTTGCCGGGCTGGAGCGCGCTCGTGAAGCCGAAGCTGTTATCGATGAGACCCCGCCACCCCCTGTCAGTGCGGTGACCGCAACGCCCAGAGCCTCTACACCGCCCGTGCAGACGGTACCGGAAGATGTGAGCGACCCCTTCCTGGGTGACGAAGAGTTCCCGGAAGAGGAAGAGTTTGACGACTACGACCCGTTTGCGGACACCGAAGAGGAATAA
- the rpsR gene encoding 30S ribosomal protein S18 — MTSKPRYRRRRKVCGFCVEKIAYIDYKNVPRLRRYVTDRGKIIARRTSGNCAKHQRQLAKAIKRARHLALLPFVAE, encoded by the coding sequence ATGACCAGTAAACCGCGCTATCGGAGACGCCGCAAGGTATGCGGCTTCTGCGTAGAGAAAATCGCCTACATTGACTATAAAAACGTGCCGCGCCTGCGCCGTTACGTCACCGACAGAGGCAAGATTATCGCGCGGCGCACCAGCGGTAACTGCGCCAAACACCAGCGCCAGCTGGCGAAGGCCATCAAGCGAGCGCGACACCTGGCTCTGCTGCCCTTTGTGGCAGAGTAA
- a CDS encoding adenine phosphoribosyltransferase, with protein MAELLAEKLIRNIPDFPQPGVLFRDITPVLQNPQALREVVEKMTEYARNRQPDVIVGIESRGFVFGIPIALELGVGFVPVRKLGKLPYKKIVEEYALEYGTNAMEMHVDAVQPGQRVVIVDDLLATGGTAAAAARLVERLGGIVAGFDFLIELEFLKGRKMLHGYDVFTLIRFP; from the coding sequence ATGGCAGAACTGCTGGCAGAGAAACTCATCCGCAACATCCCCGACTTTCCGCAGCCGGGGGTGCTGTTCCGCGACATCACACCGGTATTGCAGAACCCGCAGGCACTGCGCGAAGTGGTGGAGAAGATGACGGAATACGCCCGCAACCGCCAGCCCGACGTGATTGTGGGCATCGAGTCGCGCGGGTTCGTGTTCGGCATACCGATTGCGCTGGAGCTGGGCGTGGGGTTCGTGCCGGTGCGCAAGCTGGGGAAGCTGCCTTACAAAAAGATTGTGGAAGAGTATGCGCTGGAGTACGGCACCAACGCCATGGAAATGCACGTAGACGCGGTGCAACCGGGGCAGCGCGTGGTGATTGTGGACGACCTGCTGGCAACAGGAGGCACTGCAGCGGCAGCAGCCAGACTGGTGGAACGACTGGGCGGCATTGTGGCGGGCTTTGATTTCCTCATCGAGCTGGAGTTCCTGAAGGGACGGAAGATGCTGCATGGCTACGATGTCTTC